The sequence below is a genomic window from Mycobacterium spongiae.
GAACGGTCAGCAGCGCCAGCCCGGAGAACCACCGTTGATTGGGGATGCGGCCGCCACGAGTGAGCCACAACGCAACGAGGGCGAACAGCACCGGGATTGCCAGCAGCCCGATCATGGCGCGAAACGACCAGTAGGTGACGAACAGGTTGGGCCGGTAATCGTTGGGGCCGTAACGTTGTTCGTAATCCCGCTGCAGATCGCGGACACCCTGCAGCGTGACGTCGTTGATTCGGCCTTCGGCGAGGAACGGCAGCACATAGGGAACATCGATGACCCGGGTGAGGCCGTCGCAGTTGTTCTGTCTGCCGACGGTCAGGATAGAGAAGTCAGGATCAGTCTCGGTGTCGCACAACGATTCCGCCGACGCCATTTTCATCGGTTGCTGCTGGAACATCAGCTTGCCTTGGTGGTCGCCGGTGAAGAACAAGCCGACCGTTGCCAGCAGCGCGACCCAGCATCCCAGGATAGTTGCGGGGCGATACATGGTGCGCGGATCGGATTCGGTACCGGGGGTGGCGGTTGCCGGATTGCGGGAACGGACCAGCCACCAGGCGCTGATCGCGGCCACGAACGTCCCCGCGGTCAGCAACGAACCGGCCACCGTGTGCGAGAACGCCGCTAGTGCGGTGTTGTTGGTGAGCAACGCGACGATGCTGCTCAACTCGGCGCGCCGGGTCTCGGGGTTGTAGTGCGCGCCGACCGGGTGCTGCATGAACGAGTTCGCCGCAATGATGAAGAACGCGGATACGTTGACCGCGATCGCGACGATCCAGATGCACGCCAGGTGCACCAGCCGGGGTAGCCGGCTCCAACCGAAGATCCATAGCCCAATAAAGGTGGATTCGAAGAAGAAGGCGGCCAACCCCTCCATCGCCAAGGGCGCGCCGAAAATGTCGCCGACGAACCGCGAGTACTCGCTCCAGTTCATGCCGAACTGGAACTCCTGCACGATCCCGGTCGCCACCCCAATGGCGAAGTTGATCAGGAACAACTTGCCGAAAAACTTGGTAAGGCGGTACCAGGCCGTATTACCTGTGGCTACCCACACCGTCTGCATGATGGCCACCAGGGGAGCCAGACCGATGGTGAGGGGAACGAAGATGAAGTGGTAGGCGGTGGTGATACCGAACTGCCACCGTGAAATGTCGACGACATTCATCGGTCATCTCCCGAGACTGCGGGGCACTGCGCGGGACTGCTGCTTTTACGACGTAACTACGACTTGTAGGACGTAATTACGACGAAGTGTAGTAGCCGCAGGCGCGCTGTGCCAGTGCTGTCACGTGGGGCGTGCCATTACTCCCTTTCGCGTATCCCCTTCGCGCCCTCAGCGGCCCAGTGCTTGCGACGCCTTGCGGATGCCGAATGACGACGCGATCTCGCATGCGCCGATCACCACGAGCCAGACCCCGACGACCAGGGCCAGAATCCAGATGGACTCGAACGGTGATGCCATCACCACGACGCCGGCGATGAGGCTGATCACACCGATGAAGATCGACCACCCGCGACCGGGCAGTGTCGGATCGTTGACCGCGGAGATCGTTGTTGCAACGCCGCGGAAGATGAACCCGATGCCGATCCAGATGGCCAGCAACAGGACGGCGTCACCAAAATGCCGGAAAGCCAACACGGCCAGGATCAGCGCTGCCGCGCCACTGATGAACAGCAGAATCCGACTGCCGGCCGAAACTTCCAGACTGAACGCGAACATGACCTGGGAGATACCGGCAATCAGCAGATAGACGCCGAAGGCTATGGCCGCAACCAAGATGGATATTCCCGGCCAGGCCAGCACCAGGACACCCAGAATCACCGAGAAAATTCCCGATATCAGCGTTGATTTCCACAGATGCGGCAACAAGCTTGGCGGGGGCGGCACAGGGCTCGAGGTGGGGCTCGGTGCGGGGCTTGGTGCTGGGCTCTGTTCCATGGCCGCAGTGTTACACACCCGCCGGTTCCGGCATAGTTCCGGGGGTGGTCGTGTCCGGTGTGTCGGCGCTCAGACGCGCGCCGTGTGTGGCTGCGCTGCGGCTGGGGTCTCGGAATCATCGGCCGCCTTGCGGCCCAGCAGATACCAGGTCCGCATCACGCCCTTGCCCTTGACATTGATATGGCCGCGCTCGCGCAGCACGAAGTCGTCCTTCAGGCGTTCGTAGACGTCATCGGGAACCTGGATCTGCCCGACCGAGTCCGTGGACTCCATCCGCGAGGCGACGTTGACCGCGTCTCCCCACACGTCGTAGAAGAACCGGCGCGAACCGACGACGCCCGCGACGACCGGGCCTGCGGCCAAGCCCACCCGCAAGGGCACCGAGCGCCCATGGGGATCCTTGAGTTCGGCCGCCGCGCCCACCATGTCGAGCGCAAAGTCGGCCAGGTTCTCAACGTGGTCCGGACGCGGACGTGGCACCCCACTGACCACCATGTACGAGTCGCCGCTGACCTTGATCTTCTCCAGCCCGTGGCTATCCACCAGCTCGTCGAAGGCGCTGTAGAGGCGATCCAGGAGTCGCACCAAATCGGCGGGGGTGGTGCTGCTGGCTCGCTCGGTGAAGCCGACGATATCGGCAAACAGCACCGAGGCATCGTCGTACTTGTCCGCGATGATCGGGTGGTCAGGATCTTTCAGTCGCTCCGCGACGCTGGCCGGCAACATATTGGCCAGCAGGGCCTCGGAGCGCTCGTGCTCGGCTTCCATGGCCGCCTCGGCGCGGGCGGTGTCGCGCAGCGCGTACCACACGGTCGCCACCACAATCACGCACGCGGAGACGGTGGTGAGGACGAAACTGGCCGACACCACTCCGGGGGGCTGCAGGCCAGTGTCGCGGGGGACGAGGAACTCCAGCGCGATCACCAGCCCGGCGGCGACGCCCGCCAGTCCCGCTGCCAACGCAATGTGCTCCACGCCCACCAGCAGCACTACCAGACACGCTCCCACTAGGAAGAAGAGCTGGGCACCCGCACCGGTGCCGGCGGTCCAACCAATCGTGAAGATCGACACATACGCCGCGCTGATAAACGTGAGCGGCGCGACGAGTTCGCCGAAGCGGTGGAGGAGCGGGACAGTCATGAAGATCGTCGCCGTGACGAAGTTGATCAGCAGAATCTGCCAAACCCCGGTTGCGGCGAGGAGTTGCACGACTACGAAGCTGCCGTTCACCATCACCGAAAGCCAGGCTGTGATGCTGAGCACGCGCTGTCGTCGCGCGATGCGCTCGGCATAAAGCTGGTTGGGTGCACGCGTGTGCGAGCGCACCGCCGCAACACAGTCGGGGCGTCGCGCCGCGCTCTCCGCCGCTGGTGGGGCGCCGCATTTCTTAGCCGCCACGTTAGCAGCCTAACTGTATAGCTCGGCGTTTACCGATTCGAGCAATCTCGCGCCGCGTCGCTCGGTGCCCTCGGTGGGATTCGAACCCACACTGGACGGGTTTTGAGTCCGTTTCCTCTGCCAGTTGGGATACGAGGGCTTCGTCGGAGCCGTTCCGGCCTCCCACCTTAGAGCAGCGGTCTAACGACTCACCGCCCCCCAAGGTTCCCGAGCGACACCGCTCACGACACAATGTCGATCATGACCGGCCCCACCGCTGATGCTGATGCCGCCACTCCTCGCCGGGTGTTGATCGCTGAAGACGAAGCGCTCATTCGCCTGGACCTCGCCGAGATGTTGCGGGAGGAGGGGTACGACATCGTCGGAGAGGCTGGTGACGGCCAGGAAGCCGTCGAAATGGCTGAGCTGCACAAACCGGATCTGGTGATCATGGATGTGAAGATGCCGCGCCGCGACGGCATCGACGCTGCCTCGGAGATCGCCGGCAAACGGATCGCGCCCATCGTGATTTTGACGGCCTTCAGCCAGCGCGACCTGGTCGAACGCGCACGCGACGCCGGAGCGATGGCCTACCTGGTCAAGCCCTTCACGATCAGCGACCTGATCCCGGCCATCGAATTGGCGGTCAGCCGGTTCAGCGAGGTCACCGCGCTGGAGGGCGAAGTCGCGACGTTGTCTGACCGACTAGCGACCCGAAAACTCGTGGAACGCGCCAAAGGTGTGCTCCAGGCCAAACAGGGCATGACTGAGCCGGAAGCGTTCAAATGGATTCAGCGTGCCGCCATGGATCGGCGAACCACCATGAAACACGTGGCGGAGGTCGTCCTGGAAACCCTGGGCGCCCAGGGGGACGCCTGACCGCGAGCAGACACACGGGTCGCGGGTAGTCGGCCAGCAACCCGTGTTCGTTCAACAGACTGCGATTTTGTGGCTGGTCGGCGACGGTCAGCGCGCCACGATCACTGACGAGCCATGCCCGAACAGGCCCTGGTTGGCGGTAACGCCTACCTTCGCGTTCTCGACTTGGCGGCCGGTGGCCTGGCCGCGCAACTGCCATGTCAATTCGCAAACCTGGGCGATCGCCTGCGCGGGGATAGCCTCGCCGAAGCACGCCAGCCCGCCGGATGGGTTGACCGGGACGGTACCGCCGATCGCGGTGGCGCCGCTGCGTAACAGGGCTTCGGCTTCGCCCCTGGCGCACAATCCGAGGTGCTCGTACCAGTCGAGTTCCAGCGCCGTGGACAGGTCATAAACCTCGGCCAGGCTCAGGTCTTCGGGCCCGATGCCTGCCTCCGCGTAAGCGGCGTCGAGGATCTGATCCTTGAACACCCGGTCCGGTGCGGGCACCACCGCGGTGGAGTCTGTCGCGATATCGGGTAGTTCCGGTAGATGCTGCGGATACTTCGGCGTGACCGTGCTGACCGCGCGCACCGAGGGCACCCCGCTCAGGGAGCCCAGGTGTTCGCGGGCGAACTTGGTGCTGGCCACGATCAGTGCCGCGGCGCCGTCGGAGGTGGCGCAGATGTCCAGCAGCCGCAACGGATCGGCCACCATCGGGCTGACGAGCACATCGTCGACCGACGTCTCTTTGCGGAACCGGGCATTCGGGTTCTGCAAGCCATGCCGGGCGTTTTTGACCTTGACCTGGGCGAAGTCCTCCAAGGTGGCGCCGTAGAGGTCCATCCGCCGTCGCGCCAGCAGCGCAAAGTACACCGGATTGGTGGCCCCGATCAGGTGGAACCGCTGCCAATCGGGATCGTTGCGGCGCTCGCCGCCGACAGGGGCGAAGAAGCCTTTCGGGGTGGTGTCGGCCCCGATGACCAGCGCAACGTCGCAGAAACCGGCCAAGATCTGAGCCCGCGCGCTCTGCAAGGCCTGGGAACCGCTGGCGCATGCTGCGTAGCTCGAGCTCACCGGCACGCCGTTCCAGCCGAGCTTCTGGGCGAACGTAGCGCCGGCGACGAACCCTGGATACCCGTTACGGATGGTGTCCGCGCCGGCGACCAATTGGATCTGACGCCAGTCCAAACCCGCTTCAGCGAGGGCGGCGCGGGCGGCGACAACCCCATATTCGGTGAAGTCGTTACCCCACTTGCCCCATGGGTGCATGCCGGCGCCGAGAATGTAGACCGGCTCGGGTGCGCTCGTCATCAGCGCTGCTCCTCTTCATCGCTTCGCTCTGCATCGCCGCCTGCAGTCCTCCAGCCATAGACGATGCGCTCCACGCCGTCATCGTCGGTGAACAGCGGCAGGGTAGTCAGCTCCATCTCCATGCCAACCTTCAACTCGGCCGCCCGCGTGCCTTCGACCACCTTGCCCAGCACTATCAGCCCCTCGGTGGCCAACTCCACCGCCGCAACGGCGAATGGCTCGAAGGGGTCCGGTGCGGGATAGGGCGGCGGCGGGGCGTAGCAGTTTTCGGTGTAGCTCCACAGCTTGCCGCGCCGGGACAAAGCGACAGACTCCAATACGTCGCCGGAGCAGGCGGGATTGGGGCAATTGTTCTCACGGGGAGGGAACACGTAGGTGCCGCACAGGGGGCACTTGCTGCCGATCAGATGGGGCTTACCGGCGTCATCAGTAGCAAACCACCCGTCAATCGCCGGTTGTTGGCTGGTGACCTCTAGCACTGGGCCAGCCTACCCAGCCCGGGCGCAAAACTGAAACGTGTTGCAGTTCCGTCGCCGGAGTCGGGGTGGGGTGGACGTCAGCCCGGATGCCTAGAGTGTGAGCCGTGAGTGCCGCGCAAACCACTAGCGAGGATCAAGCCAGGCCCACATTGATGCTGCTGGACGGCAACTCCCTGGCATTTCGCGCGTTCTACGCTCTGCCTGCGGAAAACTTCAAGACTCGTGGCGGATTGACCACCAACGCGGTGTACGGCTTCACCGCCATGCTGATCAACCTGCTGCGCGACGAAGCCCCAACGCATGTCGCAGCGGCGTTCGACGTGTCTCGGCAGACCTTCCGGTCGGAGCGCTATCCGGAATACAAGGCCAACCGATCGTCGACCCCCGACGAGTTCCACGGTCAGATCGATATCACCAAAGAAGTCCTCGGTGCACTGGGCATCGAGGTGCTCGCCGAGCCGGGCTTCGAGGCCGACGACCTCATCGCAACGTTGGCCACCCAGGGCGAGAACCAGGGCTATCGGGTGCTGGTGGTCACCGGTGACCGCGATTCGCTGCAGTTGGTCAGCGACGACGTGACGGTGCTCTACCCGCGTAAAGGCGTCAGTGAACTCACTCGGTTCACTCCGGATGCCGTGGTCGAGAAGTACGGGCTTACCCCCCAGCAGTACCCGGACTATGCGGCGCTGCGGGGTGACCCCAGCGACAACCTGCCGGGCATTCCCGGGGTAGGGGAGAAGACCGCCTCCAAGTGGATTGGCCAGTACGGCTCGCTGCAATCGCTGGTCGACAACGTCGACTCCGTGCGCGGCAAGGTCGGCGACGCGCTGCGAGCCCACTTGGCCAGCGTGGTTCGCAATCGGGAGCTCACCGACCTGGTCCGCGATGTGCCGCTGGCGAAGACACCGGACGCGCTGCGGTTGCAGCCCTGGGACCGGGACCACATCCATCGGCTCTTCGACGACCTGGAGTTCCGGGTGCTGCGCGACCGGCTCTTCGACACGCTGGCCGCCGTCGAGCCCGAGGTCGACGAGGGATTCGACGTCCGCGGTGGCGCGCTGGAGCCCGGCACGGTCGCGCCGTGGCTGGCTGAGCACGCCAGCGACGGGCGCCGTTGCGGCCTGACGGTGGTGGGTACCCATCAGCCCTACGGCGGCGACGCCACCGCCGTCGCGATCGCCGCTGCCGACGGCGAAGGCGGCTACCTCGATCCCGCTACGTTGGGCACCGACGATGACGCCGCGCTAGCGGCCTGGCTGGCCGATCCCGCCATGCCCAAAGCCCTGCACGAGGCGAAGCTGGCCATCCATGCCTTGGCGGGCCGAGGGTGGACCCTCAACGGTGTTACCTCCGACACGGCCCTGGCGGCCTACTTGGTGCGGCCGGGACAGCGCAGCTTTGCCCTCGACGATCTCTCACTGCGCTACCTACGCCGCGAATTGCGGGCGGAAATTCCTGAACAACAACAGCTTTCACTTCTGGACGACGTTGATGGGGTGGACGAGCAAGCGGTCCAGACCGCGATACTGCGAGCCCGTGCCGTTGTCGATCTCGCCGAGGCGCTTGACACCGAGCTGGCGCGCATCGATTCCACCGCATTGCTGAGCGACATGGAGCTGCCGGTCCAACAGGTGCTGGCCACCATGGAGAACGCCGGCATCGCCGTCGACGTGCGGTTGCTGACCGAGTTGCAAAGCCAGTTCGCAGACCAGATCCGCGACGCCGCCGAGGCCGCATACGCGGTGATCGGCCGGCAGATCAATCTGGGGTCACCCAAGCAGTTGCAGGTGGTGCTCTTCGATGACCTTTCCATGCCGAAGACCAAGCGGACCAAGACCGGCTACACCACCGATGCCGACGCCCTGCAGACGCTCTTCGACAAGACGGGGCACCCGTTTCTCGAGCATCTGCTCGCACACCGCGACGCCACTCGGCTGAAAGTCACCGTCGACGGCTTGCTGAAATCGGTGGCCACGGACGGCCGCATTCACACGACGTTCAACCAGACCATCGCCGCGACGGGGCGTCTTTCCTCCACCGAACCCAACCTGCAGAACATCCCGATCCGCACCGACGCTGGCCGGCAGATCCGTGACGCGTTCGTCGTCGGCGCGGGTGAGGGTGGCCGGTACAGCGAGCTGATGACCGCCGACTACAGCCAGATCGAGATGCGGATCATGGCGCACCTATCCGGAGACGACGGCCTCATTGAAGCTTTCAACACCGGCGAGGACCTGCACTCGTTTGTCGCGTCGCGCGCGTTCGGGGTGCCGATCGACGAGGTCACCGGTGAGTTGCGCCGCCGGGTCAAGGCAATGTCGTATGGGCTGGCCTACGGCCTCAGCGCATATGGGTTGGCTTCCCAACTGAAGATCTCGACCGAGGAGGCGAAGGTCCAGATGGACCAATACTTCGCCCGGTTCGGCGGGGTGCGCGACTACCTGTTGGATGTCGTCGAGCAGGCGCGCAGGGACGGCTATACCTCCACCGTGTTGGGGCGTCGCCGCTATCTTCCCGAGCTCGATAGCAGCAATCGGCAGGTGCGCGAGGCCGCCGAGCGGGCGGCGCTCAACGCCCCGATCCAAGGCAGCGCGGCCGACATCATCAAGGTAGCGATGCTCGAGGTCGACAAAGCGCTTACAGCCGCCGGGCTGGCCTCTCGCATGCTGTTGCAGGTTCACGACGAACTCCTGTTCGAACTCGCAGACGGTGAACGGGAGCCGGTCGAAGCGCTGGTGCGCGCCAAGATGGGCGCCGCCTACCCGCTCGACGTTCCCTTAGAGGTGTCCGTGGGCTACGGTCGTAGCTGGGATGCTGCTGCGCACTAGGCGGCCAGGTGCGGCCGTCGTGGCGGCGCGTCCGGGCCCGCAACGTCGCAGCTGCTTTGCCCTCGTGGCGTAGCGGCGGCGGCCGAGTTTGGCCAGCCTGTAGGCCGTCGAGTAGCCTCGATGGGTAAATCCCGTTTGTCCCTACGACCTAACCCTGTCCGGAGCAACCCAACAATATGTCGAGTCCCGCCGTCACCTCGCCGCAAGTAGCCGTCAACGACATAGGCTCTTCCGAGGATTTTCTTGCCGCAATAGACAAAACGATCAAGTACTTCAACGATGGCGACATTGTTGAAGGCACGATCGTCAAAGTGGACCGGGACGAGGTGCTCCTCGACATCGGTTACAAGACAGAAGGGGTCATCCCCGCCCGCGAACTCTCCATCAAGCACGACGTCGACCCCAACGAGGTCGTGACCGTGGGCGACGAGGTCGAGGCCTTGGTGCTCACCAAAGAGGACAAAGAGGGCCGCCTCATCCTCTCCAAGAAGCGTGCGCAGTACGAGCGCGCCTGGGGCACCATCGAGACCCTCAAGGAGAAGGACGAGGCCGTCAAGGGCACGGTCATCGAGGTCGTCAAGGGCGGTCTGATCCTCGACATCGGGCTTCGCGGCTTCCTGCCCGCCTCGCTGGTCGAGATGCGGCGCGTCCGCGACCTGCAGCCGTACATCGGCAAAGAGATCGAAGCCAAAATCATTGAGCTGGACAAGAACCGCAACAACGTCGTGTTGTCGCGGCGGGCCTGGCTGGAACAGACGCAGTCCGAGGTGCGCAGCGAGTTCCTCAACCAGCTGCAGAAAGGCAGCATCCGCAAGGGCGTGGTGTCCTCCATCGTCAACTTCGGCGCTTTCGTCGATCTCGGCGGTGTCGACGGCCTGGTGCACGTCTCCGAGCTGTCGTGGAAGCACATCGACCACCCGTCCGAGGTGGTCCAGGTTGGCGACGAGGTCACTGTCGAGGTGCTCGACGTCGATATGGACCGGGAACGGGTTTCGTTGTCACTCAAGGCGACCCAGGAAGACCCCTGGCGGCACTTCGCGCGCACCCACGCCATTGGGCAGATCGTGCCGGGCAAGGTCACCAAGCTGGTTCCGTTCGGCGCTTTCGTCCGCGTAGAGGAGGGCATCGAGGGGCTGGTGCATATCTCCGAGCTGGCCGAGCGTCACGTCGAGGTGCCCGACCAGGTGGTTGCTGTCGGCGACGATGCGATGGTCAAGGTTATCGACATCGACCTGGAACGTCGCCGAATTTCGTTGTCGCTCAAACAGGCCAACGAGGACTACACCGAGGACTTCGACCCGGCGAAGTACGGCATGGCCGACAGCTACGACGAGCAGGGCAACTACATCTTCCCCGAGGGCTTCGACCCCGAATCCAACGAGTGGCTGGAGGGATTCGACGCTCAGCGCGCCGAATGGGAAGCCCGCTACGCGGAGGCCGAGCGTCGGCACAAGATGCACACCACCCAGATGGAGAAGTTTGCCGCCGCCGAGGCGGCCGGGCATGGCGGCGGTGATTCGTCGCCGGCCAATGGTGCGCCATCGGGCAACACCGCCGGCGGGTCGCTGGCCAGCGATGCTCAGCTGGCAGCGCTGCGGGAAAAGCTCGCCGGCAGCACATAATCCCGGTCGCTGTTCACGGATGCTGCGTATCGGGCTGACCGGCGGCATTGGGGCCGGTAAGTCGGCGTTGTCTGCCACGTTCGCACAGTGCGGCGGGATCATCGTCGATGGGGATGTCCTGGCGCGCGAGGTGGTCGAACCGGGTACCGAGGGACTAGCAGCGCTGGTCGACGCGTTCGGTTCCGACATCCTGCGTGACGACGGAGCGCTGGATCGCCCAGCGTTGGCTGCCAAGGCTTTTCAGGATGACTCTGCACGGGGTGTCCTGAACGGGATCGTTCATCCGCTCGTCGCCCGCCGCCGTGCGGAGATCATCGAGGCGGTGGCGGCGGACCCGGGGGATGCCGTCGTGGTCGAAGACATTCCCCTACTGGTGGAATCTCAGATGGCCCCGCTCTTCCCCCTGGTGGTCGTCGTGCATGCCGATGTTGAAGTGCGAGTGCGCCGGCTCGTTGATCAGCGGGGTATGGCCGAAGCCGACGCCCGGGCTCGGATCGCCGCTCAGGCGACCGACGAGCAGCGCCGTGCTGTCGCGGATGTCTGGCTGGATAACTCAAGCAGCCCCGAGGTTTTGGTGCAGCGCGCCCGCGATGTGTGGAGTCGCCGGATCCTGCCGTTCGCGCACAACCTGAGTGCGCGCCGGATCGCGCGGGCCCCGGCGCAGCTGGTGGCGGCAGATCCGACCTGGCCAGAACAGGCGCGGCGCATTATCGCTCGGCTCCAGACTGCGTGCGGCCACCAGGCGTTGCGGGTAGATCACATCGGGTCTACCGCAGTGCCGGAATTCGACGCCAAAGACGTCATCGACATTCAAGTCACCGTCGAATCACTCGCGGTGGCCGACGACCTCGCCGCCTCCTTGCTGTCCGCCGGCTACCCGCGCGTTGACCACGTCACCCAGGACGTCGTCAAGACCGGCGCCCGCAGCACTATTGGTCAGTACGACCGCAGTCACGATCAAGAGTTGTGGCACAAGAGGTTTCACGCCTCGGCAGATCCTGGGCGCCCGACCAATGTGCATATCCGGGTGGCGGGCTGGCCCAACCAGCAATTCGCGCTGCTGTTCGTCGACTGGTTGCGCGCCAATGCTGCGGTCCGGGCTGACTACCTCGAGGTCAAGCGCGAAGCCGAGAAGCGAGCCGCACTCGGGGCCGACGCTATGGAGCACTACGTCGCCGCCAAGGAACCCTGGTTTCTCGACGCCTACCGGCGGGCGTGGGAGTGGGCCGACTCAGTCGGATGGCAACCCTAGCCGATCCGGTCATTGCGACCCGAGCCACGTAATCGACATACCGTGGGTGGCCAGCCACGCATGCAGGTCATAGTCATGTCGGGCCAGACCGTCGATGGCGGTGACGGCCCGGTGCAGTGCGAGTTCGGCAACGTTGACGGCCAACAGGGCATGGGTGACCGCGTGGAGCAGTTCGTCGACGTCAGCTAGTGTCGCCCCGCTGCCGGTGCGCACCTCGATATCGAGGTAGTGGTCTTCGGAACGCCACACAGCCGGGCCGGGAGTGTATTCGCCCACGTCGAGGTAGTAGTCGTGGTCGCGTTCGTGCCCCGGATTGGCGTGGAAGACCGTAGCGCGCAACCCCAGCGACGGCAACAACCATGACTCGAGGTAGTGGAACTGTGCTCGACCTGGTGTGGGCCGGGCGAGGTAGAGCCCCCACGGGTGCACGACGTACTCATCGACCGCGCGCACGATGCCCTTCGGATCGGTATTGGTGCGGGCGACCAGGTCGAACGCTTCGTGCTTCGGTGAATGGATGACGTCACCCCATCGGGTCAACGAGCGAGCCGGATCTTCCACCGAACAAAGCCACCATAGAGCAGCGAGAGCGCGACCAGCATGCTCATGTCCAGCAGCCACACGCTCGATGTGTGCTGCCACAACTTATCGTCCGGGATCAGCGCATCGGGCACCAAGGTGTTCAGGTCGACCGTCGATGCCGCCGCCGCGTAGCCCCAGCGCGAGGGCACAGCGATCGACATCTGGTCTAGTCCGAACCGGTCGGTAACCGGGACCGTGCCGCCGCACAAGACCAGCTGGGCCATGACCGCCACGACGAACAACGGCATGATCTGTTCGCTGGAGCGGACCA
It includes:
- a CDS encoding Zn-ribbon domain-containing OB-fold protein — its product is MLEVTSQQPAIDGWFATDDAGKPHLIGSKCPLCGTYVFPPRENNCPNPACSGDVLESVALSRRGKLWSYTENCYAPPPPYPAPDPFEPFAVAAVELATEGLIVLGKVVEGTRAAELKVGMEMELTTLPLFTDDDGVERIVYGWRTAGGDAERSDEEEQR
- the polA gene encoding DNA polymerase I; amino-acid sequence: MLLDGNSLAFRAFYALPAENFKTRGGLTTNAVYGFTAMLINLLRDEAPTHVAAAFDVSRQTFRSERYPEYKANRSSTPDEFHGQIDITKEVLGALGIEVLAEPGFEADDLIATLATQGENQGYRVLVVTGDRDSLQLVSDDVTVLYPRKGVSELTRFTPDAVVEKYGLTPQQYPDYAALRGDPSDNLPGIPGVGEKTASKWIGQYGSLQSLVDNVDSVRGKVGDALRAHLASVVRNRELTDLVRDVPLAKTPDALRLQPWDRDHIHRLFDDLEFRVLRDRLFDTLAAVEPEVDEGFDVRGGALEPGTVAPWLAEHASDGRRCGLTVVGTHQPYGGDATAVAIAAADGEGGYLDPATLGTDDDAALAAWLADPAMPKALHEAKLAIHALAGRGWTLNGVTSDTALAAYLVRPGQRSFALDDLSLRYLRRELRAEIPEQQQLSLLDDVDGVDEQAVQTAILRARAVVDLAEALDTELARIDSTALLSDMELPVQQVLATMENAGIAVDVRLLTELQSQFADQIRDAAEAAYAVIGRQINLGSPKQLQVVLFDDLSMPKTKRTKTGYTTDADALQTLFDKTGHPFLEHLLAHRDATRLKVTVDGLLKSVATDGRIHTTFNQTIAATGRLSSTEPNLQNIPIRTDAGRQIRDAFVVGAGEGGRYSELMTADYSQIEMRIMAHLSGDDGLIEAFNTGEDLHSFVASRAFGVPIDEVTGELRRRVKAMSYGLAYGLSAYGLASQLKISTEEAKVQMDQYFARFGGVRDYLLDVVEQARRDGYTSTVLGRRRYLPELDSSNRQVREAAERAALNAPIQGSAADIIKVAMLEVDKALTAAGLASRMLLQVHDELLFELADGEREPVEALVRAKMGAAYPLDVPLEVSVGYGRSWDAAAH
- a CDS encoding lipid-transfer protein; this translates as MMTSAPEPVYILGAGMHPWGKWGNDFTEYGVVAARAALAEAGLDWRQIQLVAGADTIRNGYPGFVAGATFAQKLGWNGVPVSSSYAACASGSQALQSARAQILAGFCDVALVIGADTTPKGFFAPVGGERRNDPDWQRFHLIGATNPVYFALLARRRMDLYGATLEDFAQVKVKNARHGLQNPNARFRKETSVDDVLVSPMVADPLRLLDICATSDGAAALIVASTKFAREHLGSLSGVPSVRAVSTVTPKYPQHLPELPDIATDSTAVVPAPDRVFKDQILDAAYAEAGIGPEDLSLAEVYDLSTALELDWYEHLGLCARGEAEALLRSGATAIGGTVPVNPSGGLACFGEAIPAQAIAQVCELTWQLRGQATGRQVENAKVGVTANQGLFGHGSSVIVAR
- a CDS encoding cytochrome ubiquinol oxidase subunit I, producing the protein MNVVDISRWQFGITTAYHFIFVPLTIGLAPLVAIMQTVWVATGNTAWYRLTKFFGKLFLINFAIGVATGIVQEFQFGMNWSEYSRFVGDIFGAPLAMEGLAAFFFESTFIGLWIFGWSRLPRLVHLACIWIVAIAVNVSAFFIIAANSFMQHPVGAHYNPETRRAELSSIVALLTNNTALAAFSHTVAGSLLTAGTFVAAISAWWLVRSRNPATATPGTESDPRTMYRPATILGCWVALLATVGLFFTGDHQGKLMFQQQPMKMASAESLCDTETDPDFSILTVGRQNNCDGLTRVIDVPYVLPFLAEGRINDVTLQGVRDLQRDYEQRYGPNDYRPNLFVTYWSFRAMIGLLAIPVLFALVALWLTRGGRIPNQRWFSGLALLTVPAPFLANIAGWVFTEMGRQPWVVVPNPTGDQLVRLTVREGVSGHAPGMVLASLVTFTVVYAVLAVIWFWLLKRYIVEGPLEHDAEPAAAVASSDDEVAPLSFAY
- a CDS encoding HdeD family acid-resistance protein, with translation MCNTAAMEQSPAPSPAPSPTSSPVPPPPSLLPHLWKSTLISGIFSVILGVLVLAWPGISILVAAIAFGVYLLIAGISQVMFAFSLEVSAGSRILLFISGAAALILAVLAFRHFGDAVLLLAIWIGIGFIFRGVATTISAVNDPTLPGRGWSIFIGVISLIAGVVVMASPFESIWILALVVGVWLVVIGACEIASSFGIRKASQALGR
- a CDS encoding adenylate/guanylate cyclase domain-containing protein translates to MAAKKCGAPPAAESAARRPDCVAAVRSHTRAPNQLYAERIARRQRVLSITAWLSVMVNGSFVVVQLLAATGVWQILLINFVTATIFMTVPLLHRFGELVAPLTFISAAYVSIFTIGWTAGTGAGAQLFFLVGACLVVLLVGVEHIALAAGLAGVAAGLVIALEFLVPRDTGLQPPGVVSASFVLTTVSACVIVVATVWYALRDTARAEAAMEAEHERSEALLANMLPASVAERLKDPDHPIIADKYDDASVLFADIVGFTERASSTTPADLVRLLDRLYSAFDELVDSHGLEKIKVSGDSYMVVSGVPRPRPDHVENLADFALDMVGAAAELKDPHGRSVPLRVGLAAGPVVAGVVGSRRFFYDVWGDAVNVASRMESTDSVGQIQVPDDVYERLKDDFVLRERGHINVKGKGVMRTWYLLGRKAADDSETPAAAQPHTARV
- a CDS encoding ANTAR domain-containing response regulator, which produces MTGPTADADAATPRRVLIAEDEALIRLDLAEMLREEGYDIVGEAGDGQEAVEMAELHKPDLVIMDVKMPRRDGIDAASEIAGKRIAPIVILTAFSQRDLVERARDAGAMAYLVKPFTISDLIPAIELAVSRFSEVTALEGEVATLSDRLATRKLVERAKGVLQAKQGMTEPEAFKWIQRAAMDRRTTMKHVAEVVLETLGAQGDA